DNA sequence from the Antennarius striatus isolate MH-2024 chromosome 3, ASM4005453v1, whole genome shotgun sequence genome:
tttttgtttttcttcaaggaTTATGAACGTTCCCTTCGACAACTTAGCCTTGATGACATTGAGCGCTTGGCGGGGAGGCTGCTTCACCCTGAAGTCGAGGGCATGGATACCTCGTACATGGACTAACAATGCCCTGCTGAGGGTTGCTTAATGTGGTTGTATTTTGTGATCAGTAATAAGAGTTGCAAACAGAGTTTAGAGGGTGAGGCATGTCAGCCATCTCTCCGAGGCCAGGATACGTGAACACCGATGGCACTTGATCATCACAACAGCAGGGCTTTCTTATCAGTGACCATAGGACTTGGATAAGGAAACCTCTTCTGAATGGGTCCTTGTCAATGACCTTGCTGTCATGACACAAGACCTGATTACATAATATTTGAATATAAAGGCTGCATTTCTGTTGGTGTTCATATGATCTCTGGCTGCTGTGACTCCCAGAGGGAGACCACTGGAAGGAAATTGAAAGTCTTATCTGCTTCGGATGGTGGCTGAGTGTGATTGCATCATAATAACCAGGAGACAgtaaatacatgttttattctgCAACTAACTGATGTTCATTGTATGATTTGTAAATAACATGTTTATATATACAGACattaaaacagtgaaaaagatatttgttcttttttaatcttataACATAACTCTCAAACATATTAGAGATTTCAGATTATGTGTAAAGGGGATGGTTTTTAGTCATCTTCagctttaaaatgtgttaaatctGTGGATACTACGCTGGGCGGGACCAAATTCAGCGTATGGACCAATCAGATGACGTTCATCTCACAATATAGATTTTATAACCAATGAGATTGATGCAGAGAAATGTGGGTGTCGCCCTGGAAGTGAAGAGACAGTTCCGTCTTTtgcttctgattttttttcttctaactCGTTTAAAATGACGTTTTAATGCTCACCGACTGGTCCTGTAAACAATGACGGACGGATCCATCGGATAAGGACGGatagtatttattttaatcatcgGTAAGCATCGTTTGTCCTTACGGCTAAGCTAGCGTTAGCACAGCCTAGCATCTTTCATTcactttctgcttttttttatagctttagcctgctaacattagctcatAACACCGAGCCCCTCCGTCCTGCGGGACATTATCATGTGTTTGCTTGTGATTTAGCCGCCGGGATAACACACAGATTGCCTGGGATTCCCCTGGAAATCCAGTTTTAGCGCGTAATCCGGTCGAACAGATGCTCAGGTGATAACGGCGCACCTCTCTCATCAGGACCACTTCTAGCTGCCGAGCTCTCGCTGCAAAGGAAATATCCGCATCTTATTTTGATGGCTCAAATCGACATTTCTACTTAGTGATTAAAGTCAGATATTTTGACAGATGTCGCTTTGACCGGGATCTAAACCCCTGATTGCTGACATTATTAAAGCTGAAGTTTAAAACTCCACAAGTCCGTCTATCCATCTAGAGAGATgtatgtgtactgtatatgtttgtgtttatatattcatttattgtaCAGGACTATTTTTCACCTCATAATCATCTTTAACTTTCTCTGACAATGCCAATAAGTCCTGGACCACACTGTTATTTATTTGCCTAAATCTAACTGAACTTCTAcagaaaataacaacaataataaatgtagttCAGGACTGACTGTGAGCAGACACAGTTCAATGAATGGTAGAATTATAGTTTGCTTTGAGGTATTTTTAGGAAGTATTTTAGCTTCCCACCCTGCCTCAAACTTCACAAACATCTCTGCTGCTGCGGCTCATCGACATCTGGGACTCCACCTGAGGTCCCGGCCCAACAGCGACGTGTTCCGCAGCACCGTCTCAGCATCTGGAGGATGCCGGTAGAGATGCCAAAACTGGACACAGATGCTCCAATTTATGCTGCCTTCActcttttatttagtttttatgtttatcAGGTGCATTCGCAATTATTCTGTGTAATGCTTTAGTTTTGCGAGCTTTAACACCCCCTGAGTTCGTCTGCTGTGCTTTCATCTGTCCCATCCTGTGTTCTGTTTAGTAGGTGTGCCTCACGCTGGGAGAATGGAGACCCTCATTCCCACCATCAACCGACTACAGGAGGTGGTTCTCACCGTGGGGGCAGAGGTCATTCAGCTGCCTCAGATTGTCGTGGTCGGATGTCAGGTCAGGATATTTAATCTGACCTGAcataaatttaataatttttatccAACCTTTGCCTtgtgtttgaggtttttttttaactggtgGTGTGTCTGCAGCGCACCCTGATGCAAAGCGACTCAGTCGGTTCTGAattgttttctctgtgtccCTACAGAGCAGCGGGAAGAGCTCCGTGCTGGAGAGTCTGGTTGGACGAGACTTCTTGCCTCGTGGATCAGGAATCGTCACCAGGCGACCCCTCGTGTTGCAACTCATCAATGTTGCCCCTCTGCAGGAGAGACTGAAGATTGAGAGCGGTGcccacatttattcatattccacacgggaggaggaggagggggttgtTTTGATGCAATTTGAAATCACAACCAAGTTGTGGTCCAGCTGTGATATGATGACTATCAGCATGTCAACGGACAACAGCATAGTTATTTGTTTGTCGTAATTGAGACTGCAAGCAGTGGAAAATTATGCATGGTACTTTATGTGTTTTGGTAGAGCCTTTTACTAACACAcactctttcttcctcttctcctctcaaTCATTCCTTTTCAGGCAACGGGGTAAAGCAAAGTCCCCGCAGCAGCTTCCCAGGTCTCTGCATGCACTTTGTTTAGCCTCACCATGTCTTTGTCATACAGTCTGTTTATTCTCATCTCCATCCTTCTGTCAAGCTCGACAGAAGTCTCGTTGCAATCTCACTTTTCATTACCTCTCCCAAAATTGTTCACTGAAAGAGAAATGTCTGCAGAATttttacacacactcactcttctttatttattcaggtGTCAAGGCTGAAGAATGGGGCACATTCCTGCACTGCAAGAACCAGGTACATTAATCCGAAAGACTGGAACAGTGTGCATCTTCCCTCCTCCTGTATTTTAAGGCGAGGCATCAATCTCTCACCTTGTTGACAGATCTTCACAGATTTTCAGGAAATTCGTCGGGAGATCGAAGCGGAGACCGAACGTAGTTCTGGCGACAACAAGGTGAATAGAAAGGACTGGTGTGAATTCAGTGATGCCTTAAATAAATTTTCTTACGCTGcattttttcctcctttcttttaATCCCTCCAGGGAATCAGTTCTGAGCCCATCTATCTGAAGATCTTCTCCCCCAAAGTCCTCAGTCTCAGCCTGGTTGATTTACCTGGAATCACCAAGGTAAACCCGTCCGCTGCTAGATGTTGACTCTTATTAATTTCCAGATCGTGATCGATGCTGGTTTCTTTACTCGTCCCAGAAGCGCCCCATCTGTGCTGTACTTCCAGTAACCCTGGCTGCTCGTTGTTGTCGCCTCAGGTTCCTGTCGGGGACCAGCCGGAGGATATCGAGACACAAGTCCAGGAGATGATCCTGTCATTCATCTCCAATCCAAACTCCCTCATCCTTGCCGTGTCCCCTGCCAACTCTGACTTGGCCACCTCCGATGCGCTGAAATTGGCTCGTGAGGTCGATCCAGATGGTAGGACATTTTGTTCACAGGCACTCTTCTCCTCAGATTCCAGCAaccatttcctttcttttccatcaATTCTTATTACATAACGCACTTCAGGCAGAAGCTATTGTGGAATATTTGATGTGGAACACTCGTGTCTGCAGATATTCACCCTAAACAGCATCCGGTCTCTTTAACAGTCACTCAGGAAACTGCTGTTGCTGTGATGGAATACTCTGATGGATGACGAGAATCAGCCTGTAGGAGCACTATCGCCATAAAACGCTCATTCACTTCAGTTTATTAATGTTCAAGTAACTGTAGAATATCCTTTCCCAGCAAAACCTACGTTGTCTTTTTCCATACAAATATTGACAAGCTTAAGTTTATCGACGTTTGGGCGACCTTTACAGATGTAATAAAATATCGGTGTGTGTCTTCCAGGTCGTCGAACGCTGCTGGTTGTCAGTAAGCTGGACCTGATGGATGCTGGGACAGACGCCCTGGAAGTCCTTCTGGGTCGAGTCATTCCAATCAGACTTGGGATAATCGGGGTGGTCAACAGGTTGGATAAAGTCGATTTGTTGACTGATTTCTTTTGGCACAACTATGTGATATCAGGAGCTTAATAGATGCTGTTGTAACAGGAAGTCACGCATGGATGTCAACGATGAGAGACAAATCCTTTATTAATCGCGTTTGATTTATGCCATGAATTATATTACAAGATCTCCATCGATTTAAAAGATGATTTTGCAAGTCTGgggaaaaataaagtgttattTAAATTGCCTCGACttgcaaaattatttttaaactgaaCAGGAAATGTGTAATTCATGGCCCAGATCAAATGGCATTAGAAAATGATTTACCtgtcatcacagatttttttttttaatctattcctGGCATGATCCAAAAGAGGAGAAGGGTTTTCATCTCTCCATTCAACACGGCGTCTCTTTGTCAAATCCTTCCCCGATCACCTTACCACGCTACCTATCTCCTTCTCTGATTGATGGTCTTTCAAGGAGCCAGCATGACATCAACACCCAGAAGACTCTGGAGGATTCGATGAAGGATGAGCACGCTTTCCTGCAGCGTCACTACCCCTCGCTCGCCTCCCGCGCCGGCTCACGCTATCTGGCCAAAACCCTCAGCAGGCTGCTCATGCACCACATCCGAGACTGCCTGCCAGACCTCAAAACCCGGGTGACCGTGCTGAGCGCCCAGTACCAGACGCAGCTTAACAGCTACGGCCAGCCGGTGGAGGACCACAGCGCCACCTTGCTGCAGATCGTCACCAAGTTCGCCAGCGATTACTGCAACACCATCGAGGGAACGGCCAGATACATCCAGACCTCAGAGCTGTGAGTCTGTCCTCTGTGAGAGAGCAACATGTTTAttgaaatgcaaatgttttttacttttgttgcaCCACATTCATACAGTACGTCTGtgaaatgcaaaaaagaaaaagaaaaaaaaagttgcatcaGCATCTTCTTTTGGCATCATCATCTTGACGACTCTCTTCCCGAAAGGCAATTAATCTGTGTAAATATGTAGCGAGCAAacattgacctttttttttttttgctcgacTGCATTCAATTTGGCGGTTTAAAGTTTGCTGATGCACACCCCGCCGAGAAACCTGCCTTTGTGTCGAAGCTGAACTTCTCTCTTCTGCAGCTGCGGCGGCGCTCGAATCTGTTACATATTCCATGAGACCTTTGGTCGTACTTTGCAGTCCATCGACCCCCTGGGCGGCCTGACCGAGCTGGATATCCTCACTGCCATCCGCAATGCTACTGTGAGCCTCTCCTGACTTCCAATCCATGCAAATTGTTTAATCCGAATTCCGCTCGAGTTCTTTCCACCTGAGGAATAGCAGGTAATTAATTGAGCtgttgtgactgtgtgtgtgtgcgtgcgtgtgtgtgtgtgattcgcCTGCAGGGTCCGCGTCCGGCGCTCTTTGTGCCCGAGGTGTCATTTGAGTTGTTGGTGAAGCGGCAAATGAAGCGGCTGGAGGAGCCCAGTCTGCGCTGCGTGGAGCTGGTTCACGAGGAGCTGCAGAGGATCATCCAGCACTGCTCCTCCTTCAGCACGCAGGTGATCCCTCGGCGTCCAGAAGGAGCGCCGCAACTTGGCTCGAAACAACGCCGTGTTAACaaaaagtttcttttctttttctttttttttgcattttggaaGGAGCTCCTTCGATTTCCCAAGCTGCACGATTCCATTGTGGAAGTGGTGACGGGGTTACTGAGGAAGCGTTTGCCAATTACCAATGAAATGGTAATCCAGAGCTGCAAATTACAATAACTAGCAGAGAATCCCTTTTGTCtgagattgtttttcttcctttttccccTCCAGGTGCACAATTTAGTAGCGATAGAGCTGGCGTACATCAACACAAAACATCCAGATTTCACCGATGCGGGGCAGGTCTCTGCATCCGTCAACAGTCAGCAGGTGGTTATTTGTCCCTTACAGCAGGTAGCCTCTTCTATTATTTATTCTGCCAGGGGTAAGCGGCAGAAGTGGTGCTCTGTAAAACCTTAACCATTATGCTTCACATCAAACGCTGCTGCCCCTTTTGAAGTGTGTCGCGAAATTCCAgactcacacaaaaaaaaacacacacaaaaaaaaaaattactttgacCCTTCTGACTTCCTTGGATTTCTCGCTGTCAGGCGGAGACGCTCGATGGAGGGAAACGTTGGAAGAACGAGAAGGCTGGGGATGAGAAAGCCCCGGCCGCTGGCTTTGGAAGCCCCAGCAGAGGCCAGGCCATTAACCTCCTCGACACGGCGAGTGGTGGGATTATCAGGAAGACGGAACATTTAGTGAATCCATCGCAAGACTGTCAATATTTTGCTTTGCCCCTCTTTCATTAGGCGGTGCCGGCATCCCGTAAGCTGAGCACGAGGGAGCAGAGGGACTGCGAGGTCATCCAGCGCCTCATCAAGTGCTATTTCCTCATCGTCCGTAAAAGCATCCAAGACAGGTTTGGCTGGATTGAGTCCAGATCACCGTTTGGAGAGAAGCGAGGGGGTTGGAACACGTAGCTGCTGTTGCTGATGCAGGTTTTCTATCTCGCACAGCGTGCCCAAGACggtgatgcacttcctggtgaACTTTGTGAAAGAGCACCTGCAGAGCGAGCTGGTGGGTCAGCTGTACAAGCTGCCgctgctgcaggagctgctCATTGAATCGCAGGACACGGCGCAGCAGCGGACCGAGGTCGCGCAAATGCTGGAGGTAAAAATGACTTTTGTTGTCCGTGCAGGTTCTGAGCATCGAGAATACGCAAGTCCtgcttccatttttctttttgtctgctaCTTATGAAGAGATTTAACCGcctctctccgtctccctccTCAGGCGCTCAAAAAAGCCAATAACATCATCTCGGAGATCCGGGAGACTCATCTGTGGTAGCCGGAGGAAGCGACCGATTCCCTCCTCGTGAGAGTGGGTGTTAGTTTACAGCACGTGTGTGTTAGTCAGCGTGTGGCGGTACTACTGTTTTTATCACGGACCAATGATCGCAGCACATTTAGACGGACGTCATCCTGTCGCCCGTCTCCATGAACAACACACTGGAGCCGTTGCTTTTCGCCGTGAATGTCGTGTAGCGACGGAAACAAATTAAACACTCAGGCCCAATGCGCTATTACAAAGTCACGGCAAGAAAGACGGAGAACAACGTCTTtttgtgagaaaatgtttgtctgATCATGctggaaatgtaaaatattggAAGGTGCTACAATTATGTGAGATTAGACGTGAATTTAAAGCCCTCTCCAGACGTGGAAACGAAGTTAAAATCCGATCCTGATCCGTGCTGCAATGCAACACCGACGATGATcgtatttttccttttcttttccagcCCTGTAATGAAAATCGATGTCGGATTTATTTTCCAGGACCGTGTTTCCATTTCGTCTCATTTGTTATACTTCTAACCGAGTTTGTGTGCGGCCATTAAGAGACGATCATTCCAAATGTGTTTACTTCTGTTCGTATTTGGTTTGATGGACAGCCAGCATGTAGCACATCTCCAGTAGAGTGTTTAGAAATCAGAAAAGGATTGAAATATTTAGGAAGTTATATTATGATTACAGAACCAAAATGTCTCCCTTTCAATGTGCAGATACTTTCtgaatgaaacacaaagcaaatatTCTACGTTTATCTATACATGTGGGTCTATGTGGGATCGTCCTGACGTCATCCGTGCGATCAGGGACCGAACTCCGTATCTTGATCCCTTCATCCGtttttgcatgtatgtgtgtgttcagtatgcatgtgtacatactgtacgAATGACTGACTCGTGTGCATTTTGCATTATTTAAACGTATGTTATTATCACGCGTCGACTGCCTCTGAGTTCCTGCCTGCCAATATTTGTGATACGTGTTTACTGAATCTGAAGCTGTGGAGACTGAGTGAAGAGATTAAAAccttgaaaacataaaaataaaataaaaaaacaaagcaagagtCTGGATGTTTGTTATTGATGACAAGTGTTTGGAATAATCGACCGCTTTCGGAAGTTCTTTTTCCTACAGTAGCATAATTGAAGTGATTACACTCACTGTGCTTCATTTTATTGATCCTGAGTGCCTGGAAAGAAGTGTGTGAGTCCATGACGGCGGCGACACGCCGGGATCCAAACCTCTGTACGCCGGCTCCAGCAGGATGTTATCTGCTCTCATTTAGATGATTGATTCTCTTTTATGTCAATGCAATCAGACTTAAACCTGCAGGATGGAGAAGGAGGGGTGagaagtggtggtggtggggggggcggggtgatGGATGACTTGATTGCTGCTGTCAGGGCGGAGAGCTGGCCAGTAATGTTAGATGAGGGTGAAGAAGGGCTTTGTGGTTCAGGTGAacaagaggagggggggggggggagctgctGTATTTACAAAATATGAGTGGTGCACATCTAAATGCATCaacagtgtggggggggggggcgacttgGTGTCATCTGTGAGATCTCTGCTCCAAAAGAGGAACTAATTGCAAACTAATAAACTCTCACTTCAGgtgattattttaaattgcCTGTACTTTGCGTCCCACTGTAGCAGCCAGTCATTCTGCACACCATCCTCCAACACACCCCACCTActgagaccagaccagaccagaccataCCATCTCCGTCAGGAAGGGAGGGGGCTCCGCCGCAGCATCATGACCACCGCATCATCTTCCTCAGACAAAAATCAGCTGAATTGAAACGAAAACAGCCCGAAAAAAATTCCAATGCGCGTCTGAGAGCCTCCCCCCCCGCCACACACCTCCTCCAGGCTgtcccgcccccacccccacccccatccggGTTTTAGTAGCTTTTGGAGGCGAGTCCctcttcctggtctctcctGCGCTCTGGAGCCAGTCAGAGGAGCGAGTTGAACAAAGCcattggagagagagagggggggtgagagaggagCTCCTGGGAAGAAATGTCTCTCACTGTCGCCTGGACAACCGGgtaagagaggagaggagggtggtgagagagagaggaggaggaaaaggaccGGGAGCATGAAGGGAAAAGGAGAAACACACGTTTATGACTGAGATTAGAGGATTCCTttagagagagtgtgtgtgaggggaaaggagaaagtgtgtgtctgttgtgagGGTCCCcttagtctctctctctctctttctcctcttctgttctttctttcattgagttgttaaaaaaaaaaaaagacaataaagcTGTGAGTGATTTCTCCCCACACCAGATCATGGAGGGGATGAAACCGCGGAGCGCAAGTGGAGCGCGTCACGAGTGGACCCGGTAGGCCTGAACGCTCCACCTGtaatcctcatcctcatccaggTAAGTCTCCACGGCGATGCAGACGATTTCCTTTGATTGTGATGCTTTTGTTgcattgataaaaacaacaacaacaacaacaacacaaatctCACACCGGAAACTGTGACATTTATTTGCAAAATTGCAGAGAAAgtcaaacaaatcaaataaaagctTCTCATCCCGGCTGTCGGAGCGCATGCATTGTTCATCTGAGTAactccaaaaaaattttttttttaaaagaggagAAGTTTGAGTGAAACAGGCTCCATTTTGTGTTGGAACGGGTTGAATATGTTTATCAGATAAAGAaaaggttcttttttttctcttttttttattccatctttATTCAGGAGAGTGAAATAAATTGTGGTAACGCGGCCCCAGCATCCTTCACGCACCGCGCATGGAGATTTAAGCTTTCCTTCAGTGTCGGGGTGAATTCAATTGACGATGAGAAAATGAGCACCGTTGGTTGTGCGTAAATAGATCTCAGAGAGTTTGAGTCCGCGGATCCACAGCGTGGAAATAATAGAAGCCACGTCCGCTGCAAACATGCCGCCGAGCGCCGACGCATAAGGAATGGATTCATGGAGCGCTGGTTCTGAAATCAATGCTCCTTTAAATGAGGAGGCATGCTAGTTTACAACaggctggatgtgtgtgtgtgtgtgtgggggggtgtggggggggggggcaggagacaGCGTGTGATATCCATATTGGATGAGATGGAGGGGAAATAAACTGAGGAGGACGGTTTTATTTTTAGCCGCTATCAGGGATGAAGGTTAGAAATCAGTCACCTTCGTGGGgggagacggaggagaggaagaggagagattGAAGGGAGGGTGATGACTGGGGAGGGATGGTGAGCAAAAGAGAGGGATGTGAGGGGTGATTAGAGGTGATGGGTTCAAGCTCCCAGCCGGCAGGGATTCCACCTCAGAGCGGAGAGGCTGACGCGCAGCTTGTCCGCGTCTTTATTGTTAGAATAACAGGGAATTGTGTTCTGGTGGGAGTTTGTGTTTCGCCTTCATAACTCCTTCAGCACGACACGTGAAACCGCCCATTCTAACAGCCCCGAGCTGCACGACACCATCCATCAGATTACAGATGCTGTATTTCAAATAAGGGGAGGAAGAAAGCGGCGCAGCCATCTGTGCAGCGCTGGTTTcatgaaataataacaaatacattcaaaataaaGCTGCGCAGAAAGTTGAAAATTGAGTTTTCCACGAGAGAGAGTGAGGGCATCCAACATGCATAATGTAAGAGTAAGGTTTGTAGTGGGAGCCGATAAATACAAGATTTCATAGCTCAAAAGCTGAGAATAGACGCGCGTATCAGGCGCAAAGCACAAAGGAACAACCTCACAGCGCCGGTGTTAATGTCGACTGAGCCGGAAGAAGAGAAGCGTGAAGCCAAATTACACTATTTTTAAACCCACACCTGCAAAACGGCTTTAAATCGACTGTGTACCTAATCTTGAATGAACAATTCCGGAAGGTTGTAAACACATTAGTTATACCAGGATCCGCCGCTGCTCGCAGTGCTTTTTGCAGCTGTTCGCCGCACATAATTATTGCACATGAAATCCAATGTTCTAGGATGCGCAGAGGCGTCAGACTCTATCAGGAAGATAGAAAAGGACGTCGTCCCCGAGGCGGTGCGTTATTTGCTTCTCTGTACCTGCGCGTTGGAGGCTCCAAGGCGCACACAGCAGGCGACGGAGGCTGGCTTTACAGGCGCACAGCTCTGCCTCCGTGCGCAAAAAGGCACCAAACTGTGCGTGTCTGCCTCTAATGAGTTCCCATGACTGTCACACTTGTGAAGTTTCCGCCACTAATCATCCAGATTTAACGATGAAACGTGCGTGGATGTGTCGTGAAGTTGTTTTTCCAAcgttaaataacaaaaacaacaacaacaacaacaactaaaaccATCACCATTCCCTTCCACAGCTTCCACCGTTCGGATGAGgcttttctttccctccctaTCCCTTTCCCTTTCTTCTTCCATTGAACTTCTCTCCTCATATTTCCTAGCGCGTCTcctctcatcatcatcaaaaccaAATGGAGAAGAGAGAATGTGGTGGAACAGAATTTGCGGTAATCTAATTAGCAAAAATTGCACCtgctttcaatttcatttcactgaAAAGCCACGATTATATCGCGCGTATTTCCATCCCAAAAGACTTGCTCCTATTCCTGGTTATTACTGTAATAGTGCTCATTTTGAAATAACAGCCTATGGGATGCAGTGATACTGTCCACAAATTGCAGCACGCACCTTCGAGCACATTATTTTCCTTGTTAATACAGAAATATGAGAAATGTCTGAAAATAATTGCACGCTTTTTGTTGGGATCGCATATTTCATgctccaaaaaacaacaacaacgacgacACTATATTAATGAATTTGCCCTATGAAGCTCGTGTTCTTCCTGCACGGGGCAGATGCTGCTGGTGTGTTTGTCATGACACGATGATTAATAAAAAGGAAGGTTGtgcagagtttttttttaaaaaatgtcccaGGCGCGGTGGAGGCTCAGCTCAACATGCTTTCTTGTCTTTGAGAGAAATCCATCATAAAAGCGCATTAGCATGTCTG
Encoded proteins:
- the si:dkey-32e23.4 gene encoding dynamin-1-like protein isoform X2; its protein translation is METLIPTINRLQEVVLTVGAEVIQLPQIVVVGCQSSGKSSVLESLVGRDFLPRGSGIVTRRPLVLQLINVAPLQERLKIESGVKAEEWGTFLHCKNQIFTDFQEIRREIEAETERSSGDNKGISSEPIYLKIFSPKVLSLSLVDLPGITKVPVGDQPEDIETQVQEMILSFISNPNSLILAVSPANSDLATSDALKLAREVDPDGRRTLLVVSKLDLMDAGTDALEVLLGRVIPIRLGIIGVVNRSQHDINTQKTLEDSMKDEHAFLQRHYPSLASRAGSRYLAKTLSRLLMHHIRDCLPDLKTRVTVLSAQYQTQLNSYGQPVEDHSATLLQIVTKFASDYCNTIEGTARYIQTSELCGGARICYIFHETFGRTLQSIDPLGGLTELDILTAIRNATGPRPALFVPEVSFELLVKRQMKRLEEPSLRCVELVHEELQRIIQHCSSFSTQELLRFPKLHDSIVEVVTGLLRKRLPITNEMVHNLVAIELAYINTKHPDFTDAGQVSASVNSQQAETLDGGKRWKNEKAGDEKAPAAGFGSPSRGQAINLLDTAVPASRKLSTREQRDCEVIQRLIKCYFLIVRKSIQDSVPKTVMHFLVNFVKEHLQSELVGQLYKLPLLQELLIESQDTAQQRTEVAQMLEALKKANNIISEIRETHLW
- the si:dkey-32e23.4 gene encoding dynamin-1-like protein isoform X1 — translated: METLIPTINRLQEVVLTVGAEVIQLPQIVVVGCQSSGKSSVLESLVGRDFLPRGSGIVTRRPLVLQLINVAPLQERLKIESGNGVKQSPRSSFPGVKAEEWGTFLHCKNQIFTDFQEIRREIEAETERSSGDNKGISSEPIYLKIFSPKVLSLSLVDLPGITKVPVGDQPEDIETQVQEMILSFISNPNSLILAVSPANSDLATSDALKLAREVDPDGRRTLLVVSKLDLMDAGTDALEVLLGRVIPIRLGIIGVVNRSQHDINTQKTLEDSMKDEHAFLQRHYPSLASRAGSRYLAKTLSRLLMHHIRDCLPDLKTRVTVLSAQYQTQLNSYGQPVEDHSATLLQIVTKFASDYCNTIEGTARYIQTSELCGGARICYIFHETFGRTLQSIDPLGGLTELDILTAIRNATGPRPALFVPEVSFELLVKRQMKRLEEPSLRCVELVHEELQRIIQHCSSFSTQELLRFPKLHDSIVEVVTGLLRKRLPITNEMVHNLVAIELAYINTKHPDFTDAGQVSASVNSQQAETLDGGKRWKNEKAGDEKAPAAGFGSPSRGQAINLLDTAVPASRKLSTREQRDCEVIQRLIKCYFLIVRKSIQDSVPKTVMHFLVNFVKEHLQSELVGQLYKLPLLQELLIESQDTAQQRTEVAQMLEALKKANNIISEIRETHLW